The proteins below are encoded in one region of Styela clava chromosome 4, kaStyClav1.hap1.2, whole genome shotgun sequence:
- the LOC120327272 gene encoding uncharacterized protein LOC120327272 isoform X2: protein MPSEKPTRNNHVSTSNPGGESSSDSENSSSPNADINRQINIGKQTNIGKQTNIGKKTNIGRQTNIGKQTNIGKQKNIGKQTNIGKQTNIKNQQNNTGNFSAGNMSFGGTFHQTQNASTTNVNASKRKRGRDDSSDEDGPPSSKK from the exons ATGCCTTCTGAAAAACCGACAAGGAATAATCATGTTTCGACTTCGAATCCAGGCGGAGAGAGTTCAAGCGATTCGGAAAATTCATCTTCGCCAAATGCAG ATATCAACAGGCAAATAAACATCGGGAAGCAAACAAATATCGGGAAGCAAACAAACATCGGGAAGAAAACAAACATCGGGAGGCAAACAAACATCGGGAAGCAAACAAATATAGGGAAGCAAAAAAACATCGGAAAGCAAACAAACATCGGGAAgcaaacaaatatcaaaaaccAACAAAACAACACGGGCAACTTCTCCGCTGGAAATATGTCATTCGGCGGGACATTCCATCAAACTCAAAACGCGTCTACGACCAACG TCAACGCATCTAAAAGGAAAAGAGGACGCGACGACTCTAGTGATGAGGACGGACCTCCGTCAAGCAAGAAATAA
- the LOC120327272 gene encoding uncharacterized protein LOC120327272 isoform X1 produces MPSEKPTRNNHVSTSNPGGESSSDSENSSSPNAENQHSSSHQTRDGRRPNRPKNPSEGQASDNTPSSDINRQINIGKQTNIGKQTNIGKKTNIGRQTNIGKQTNIGKQKNIGKQTNIGKQTNIKNQQNNTGNFSAGNMSFGGTFHQTQNASTTNVNASKRKRGRDDSSDEDGPPSSKK; encoded by the exons ATGCCTTCTGAAAAACCGACAAGGAATAATCATGTTTCGACTTCGAATCCAGGCGGAGAGAGTTCAAGCGATTCGGAAAATTCATCTTCGCCAAATGCAG aaaatcaACATTCGAGTTCTCACCAGACTCGAGATGGAAGAAGACCAAACCGGCCCAAAAATCCATCTGAAGGGCAAGCTTCTGATAATACACCCAGTTCAG ATATCAACAGGCAAATAAACATCGGGAAGCAAACAAATATCGGGAAGCAAACAAACATCGGGAAGAAAACAAACATCGGGAGGCAAACAAACATCGGGAAGCAAACAAATATAGGGAAGCAAAAAAACATCGGAAAGCAAACAAACATCGGGAAgcaaacaaatatcaaaaaccAACAAAACAACACGGGCAACTTCTCCGCTGGAAATATGTCATTCGGCGGGACATTCCATCAAACTCAAAACGCGTCTACGACCAACG TCAACGCATCTAAAAGGAAAAGAGGACGCGACGACTCTAGTGATGAGGACGGACCTCCGTCAAGCAAGAAATAA